Proteins from one Bradyrhizobium roseum genomic window:
- a CDS encoding MBL fold metallo-hydrolase has product MAKGFASTTDMAEKKITFSEIGTDLYAFTAEGDPNSAIIVGDDGCLVFDAQSTPAMANKVIERVRTVTDKPIKYVVLSHYHAVRVLGASAYQAQGIVASSETYRLIEERGQQDWDSEFGRFPRLFQDAESIPGLTWPTLTFEGEMSIYLGKREVRLMQLGAGHTSGDIVAWVPDAEVMFSGDLIEYHSACYCGDAHLREWPSTLNEIRAFNPKAIAPGRGDALKGLSTGRDAIAMTRDFVTTLYGAAETSVARGRNLKESMAATREVMDPKFSSFAIYEHCLPFNVSRAFDEASGIDDPVIWTDKRDQEMWAALQGG; this is encoded by the coding sequence ATGGCCAAGGGTTTTGCGTCCACCACGGACATGGCGGAGAAGAAGATCACCTTCTCCGAAATCGGCACCGATCTTTACGCCTTCACCGCCGAGGGCGATCCGAACTCCGCGATCATCGTCGGTGACGACGGCTGCCTCGTGTTCGACGCGCAGTCGACGCCGGCGATGGCGAATAAGGTGATCGAACGCGTTCGCACCGTCACCGACAAGCCGATCAAATATGTCGTGCTGTCACACTATCACGCCGTGCGCGTACTCGGCGCTTCCGCCTACCAGGCGCAGGGCATCGTGGCTTCATCCGAAACCTACCGGCTGATCGAGGAGCGCGGCCAGCAGGACTGGGATTCCGAATTCGGCCGCTTTCCGCGCCTGTTCCAGGATGCCGAGAGCATTCCCGGCCTGACCTGGCCGACGCTGACGTTTGAGGGCGAGATGTCGATCTATCTCGGCAAGCGCGAGGTGCGGCTGATGCAACTCGGCGCCGGGCATACCTCGGGCGATATCGTCGCCTGGGTGCCGGACGCCGAGGTGATGTTCTCGGGCGACCTCATCGAATACCACTCGGCCTGCTATTGCGGCGATGCGCACTTGCGCGAATGGCCTTCGACACTGAATGAAATCCGCGCCTTCAATCCCAAGGCGATCGCGCCGGGCCGCGGCGATGCGCTGAAGGGGCTTTCGACCGGCCGCGACGCAATCGCGATGACGCGCGATTTCGTCACCACGCTGTATGGCGCGGCGGAAACATCCGTCGCGAGAGGCCGCAACTTGAAGGAATCGATGGCCGCGACGCGCGAGGTGATGGACCCGAAATTCTCCAGCTTCGCCATCTACGAGCACTGCCTGCCGTTCAACGTCTCGCGCGCGTTCGACGAGGCGTCGGGGATCGACGATCCCGTGATCTGGACCGACAAGCGCGACCAGGAAATGTGGGCCGCGCTGCAAGGAGGATGA
- the hmgA gene encoding homogentisate 1,2-dioxygenase: MNINTSPDQIVRSTAQVTPGYMSGFKNSFETEALPGALPIGRNSPQRCAYGLYAEQLSGSPFTAPRGANERSWLYRIRPSVKHSGRFAKVDAGLWRTAPCHEQDIMVEQLRWDPAPIPKQDMTFLQGVQTMTTAGDANTQAGMAAHVYLITRSMVDQHFYNADGEMMFVLQQGSLRLVTEFGRIDAEPGEIVVIPRGVKFRVEIAGGPARGYLCENYGGAFTLPERGPIGANCLANSRDFLTPVASYEDKDTPTELYVKWGGALFKTTLPHSPIDVVAWHGNYAPYKYDLRTFSPVGAIGFDHPDPSIFTVLTSPSETAGTANIDFVIFPERWMVGENTFRPPWYHMNIMSEFMGLIYGVYDAKPQGFVPGGISLHNMMLPHGPDREAFDHASNGELKPVKLTGTMAFMFETRYPQRVTAHAAKSATLQDDYADCWKGLEKRFDPNKP, encoded by the coding sequence ATGAATATCAACACCTCGCCTGATCAAATCGTGCGAAGCACCGCGCAGGTGACGCCGGGCTACATGTCCGGCTTCAAGAACAGCTTTGAGACCGAGGCGCTGCCCGGCGCGTTGCCGATCGGGCGCAACTCGCCGCAGCGCTGCGCCTACGGGCTCTATGCCGAGCAGCTTTCCGGCTCGCCGTTCACCGCGCCGCGCGGCGCCAATGAGCGCTCCTGGCTCTATCGCATCCGTCCGTCGGTGAAGCATTCGGGGCGTTTTGCCAAGGTCGATGCCGGGCTCTGGCGCACCGCGCCGTGCCATGAGCAGGACATCATGGTCGAGCAATTGCGCTGGGACCCCGCGCCGATCCCGAAGCAGGACATGACCTTCCTGCAGGGCGTGCAGACCATGACCACCGCGGGCGATGCCAATACCCAGGCCGGCATGGCCGCGCATGTCTATCTCATCACCAGGTCGATGGTCGACCAGCATTTCTACAATGCCGACGGCGAGATGATGTTCGTGCTGCAACAGGGCAGTCTGCGCCTCGTCACTGAATTCGGGCGCATCGACGCCGAGCCCGGCGAGATTGTGGTGATCCCGCGTGGCGTGAAATTCCGCGTCGAAATTGCCGGCGGCCCCGCCCGTGGCTACCTCTGCGAAAACTACGGCGGCGCCTTCACGCTGCCCGAACGGGGCCCGATCGGCGCCAACTGCCTGGCCAATTCGCGCGACTTCCTGACGCCGGTCGCCAGCTATGAAGATAAGGACACCCCGACCGAACTCTACGTGAAATGGGGCGGTGCGCTGTTCAAGACGACGCTGCCGCATTCGCCGATCGACGTGGTGGCGTGGCACGGCAATTATGCGCCCTACAAATACGACCTGCGCACCTTCTCGCCGGTCGGCGCCATCGGCTTCGACCATCCCGATCCCTCGATCTTCACGGTGCTGACCTCGCCCTCGGAAACCGCCGGCACCGCGAATATCGATTTCGTCATCTTCCCGGAGCGTTGGATGGTCGGTGAAAACACCTTCCGTCCGCCCTGGTATCACATGAACATCATGAGCGAGTTCATGGGCCTGATCTACGGCGTCTACGACGCCAAGCCGCAGGGCTTTGTCCCCGGCGGCATCTCGCTGCACAACATGATGCTGCCCCACGGCCCCGACCGCGAAGCCTTCGATCACGCCAGCAATGGCGAGTTGAAGCCGGTGAAACTGACCGGGACGATGGCCTTCATGTTCGAGACGCGGTACCCGCAGCGGGTTACGGCGCACGCCGCGAAATCGGCGACGCTACAGGACGACTATGCGGACTGCTGGAAGGGGTTGGAGAAGCGTTTCGATCCCAACAAGCCGTGA
- the fahA gene encoding fumarylacetoacetase, translating into MPHPNDPSLRSFIPVAPDSDFPIQNLPFGIFSAKDGLAPRVGVAIGDYVLDLWHLAQDCRFDVVEPGVFAASQLNPFMALGPKVWSNTRARISELLRHDHPELRDNDELRKRALVPMADIKLHLPFAVAGYTDFYSSKEHATNVGVMFRGKDNALQPNWLHMPIGYNGRASTVVVSGTGIKRPRGQLKPPTAEVPSFGPCKRLDFELEMGVVVGQASAMGEMLTEQQAEDMIFGFVILNDWSARDIQQWEYVPLGPFQAKAFGTSISPWVVTREALEPFRLHGPAQEPKPLPYLQQAQPNNYDMALEVGLRAAPMNEAATICRTNFKYMYWSSVQQLVHHASSGCAMNVGDLLGSGTISGPEKDQRGSLLEISWNGTEPVELAPGVKRSFLEDGDSLVMRGWCQGDGYRVGFGEVEGTILAAE; encoded by the coding sequence ATGCCCCATCCCAACGATCCCAGCCTCCGCTCCTTCATCCCCGTCGCGCCCGATTCCGACTTCCCGATCCAGAACCTCCCTTTCGGCATCTTCTCCGCCAAAGACGGTCTCGCCCCGCGCGTCGGTGTCGCGATCGGCGACTATGTGCTCGATCTCTGGCACCTCGCGCAGGACTGCCGCTTCGACGTCGTCGAGCCCGGCGTGTTCGCAGCCTCCCAGCTCAATCCGTTCATGGCGCTGGGGCCGAAAGTCTGGTCGAACACGCGCGCCCGCATCAGCGAGCTGCTGCGGCACGATCATCCGGAACTGCGCGACAACGACGAACTGCGCAAACGCGCGCTGGTGCCGATGGCTGATATCAAGCTGCACCTGCCGTTTGCCGTCGCCGGCTACACCGATTTTTATTCCTCGAAGGAGCACGCCACCAATGTCGGCGTCATGTTCCGCGGCAAGGACAATGCCTTGCAGCCGAACTGGCTGCACATGCCGATCGGCTATAATGGCCGCGCTTCCACCGTGGTCGTCAGCGGCACGGGGATCAAGCGTCCGCGCGGGCAGTTGAAGCCGCCGACCGCCGAGGTTCCGAGCTTCGGCCCGTGCAAGCGGCTCGATTTCGAACTCGAGATGGGCGTCGTGGTCGGCCAGGCTTCGGCGATGGGCGAGATGCTGACCGAGCAGCAGGCCGAAGACATGATCTTCGGCTTCGTCATCCTCAACGACTGGAGTGCGCGCGACATCCAGCAATGGGAATATGTGCCGCTCGGGCCGTTCCAGGCCAAGGCGTTCGGCACCTCGATCAGCCCGTGGGTGGTGACGCGCGAGGCGCTGGAGCCGTTTCGCCTGCACGGTCCCGCGCAGGAGCCAAAGCCGCTGCCCTATCTGCAGCAGGCGCAACCGAACAATTATGACATGGCGCTCGAAGTCGGCCTCCGCGCCGCGCCGATGAACGAAGCCGCCACCATCTGCCGCACCAATTTCAAGTACATGTATTGGTCGTCGGTGCAGCAGCTCGTCCACCACGCTTCATCCGGCTGCGCCATGAATGTCGGCGATCTCTTAGGCTCCGGCACCATCTCGGGTCCGGAGAAAGACCAACGCGGCAGCCTGCTGGAGATCAGCTGGAACGGCACCGAGCCGGTCGAGCTCGCTCCCGGCGTCAAGCGCTCGTTCCTGGAGGACGGCGATTCGCTCGTGATGCGCGGCTGGTGCCAGGGCGACGGCTACCGTGTCGGTTTCGGCGAAGTCGAGGGGACGATTTTAGCGGCGGAGTAA
- a CDS encoding DUF1272 domain-containing protein produces MALQLRPNCEYCDKDLPPNAVDARICSYECTFCADCVDNKLHNVCPNCGGGFERRPIRPATERRPGVCVTKQLPSDKRVHLKYSVEDVAAHSARLRDIPPQER; encoded by the coding sequence ATGGCGCTGCAACTCCGGCCGAACTGCGAGTATTGCGACAAGGACCTGCCGCCGAATGCGGTGGACGCGCGGATCTGTTCCTACGAGTGCACGTTCTGCGCGGACTGCGTCGACAACAAGCTGCACAATGTCTGCCCGAACTGCGGCGGCGGGTTTGAACGGCGACCGATCCGGCCCGCGACCGAACGGCGGCCCGGCGTGTGCGTGACGAAGCAGCTGCCGTCGGACAAGCGCGTGCATTTGAAGTACAGCGTGGAGGATGTCGCGGCGCATTCTGCGCGCTTGCGGGATATTCCACCGCAAGAGCGGTGA
- a CDS encoding Lrp/AsnC family transcriptional regulator gives MIPVDAFDLKMLAALQDDGRLTNQQLADLIGLSASQCSRRRMRLEEEKVIAGYHADLAGEALGFHLIAFIHITLATHSPDNAKKFRALVNRVDDIQEAYSLTGDADYVLKVVLRDLKDLSGLVNDVLMPHQSVAHVRSSIVLDRLKESAKLPLRG, from the coding sequence ATGATCCCGGTAGACGCCTTCGACCTCAAGATGCTCGCCGCGCTGCAGGACGACGGCCGGCTGACCAACCAGCAACTGGCCGACCTCATCGGGCTATCGGCCTCGCAATGCTCGCGGCGGCGCATGCGGCTGGAGGAGGAGAAGGTGATCGCGGGCTACCACGCCGACCTCGCCGGCGAGGCGCTCGGCTTCCACCTGATCGCCTTCATCCACATCACGCTGGCGACGCATTCGCCCGACAACGCCAAGAAATTCCGCGCGCTGGTCAACCGCGTCGACGACATCCAGGAGGCGTACTCGCTGACGGGCGATGCCGATTATGTGCTGAAGGTGGTGCTGCGCGACCTCAAGGATCTCTCCGGCCTCGTCAACGACGTGCTGATGCCGCACCAGAGCGTCGCCCATGTGCGGTCGTCGATCGTGCTCGACCGGCTGAAGGAGAGCGCGAAGCTGCCGTTGAGGGGCTGA
- the hppD gene encoding 4-hydroxyphenylpyruvate dioxygenase: MGPFPHDAPAATISADNPMGTDGFEFVEYAHPKPEELHALFRLMGYSAVARHKAGKITVYRQGDINYLVNEEPGTHGHGFVAAHGPCAPSMAFRVVDAKQAYERALSLGAEPADASSAQKTLDVPAIKGIGGSLLYFVDRYGAKGSAYDAEFEWLGARDPRPAGAGLYYIDHLTHNVHRGRMDVWTGFYERLFNFRQIRFFDIEGRASGLFSRALTSPDGKIRIPINEDAGDSGQIEEYLNTYRGEGIQHIACGARDIYRTVESLREAGLPFMPSPPETYFEKIDARLPRHGEDVARLRRDGILIDGEGVVDGGQTKVLLQIFSANAIGPIFFEFIQRKGDDGFGEGNFKALFESIEEDQIRRGVLKVGNAA; this comes from the coding sequence ATGGGTCCTTTTCCGCACGATGCGCCAGCCGCCACCATCAGCGCCGACAACCCGATGGGCACCGATGGCTTTGAGTTCGTCGAATACGCGCACCCCAAGCCCGAAGAACTGCACGCGCTGTTCAGGCTGATGGGTTATTCAGCGGTGGCCCGCCACAAGGCCGGGAAGATCACCGTCTATCGCCAGGGCGATATCAATTATCTCGTCAACGAAGAACCGGGCACCCATGGCCACGGCTTCGTCGCTGCGCACGGCCCCTGCGCGCCGTCGATGGCGTTCCGCGTGGTCGACGCGAAGCAAGCGTATGAGCGGGCGCTCTCGCTCGGTGCGGAGCCGGCAGATGCTTCTTCGGCGCAGAAGACCCTCGACGTTCCCGCCATCAAGGGCATCGGCGGCAGCCTGCTGTATTTCGTCGACCGCTACGGCGCAAAAGGCTCGGCCTATGATGCCGAATTCGAATGGCTCGGCGCGAGAGACCCTCGGCCGGCAGGGGCGGGGCTCTATTACATCGATCACCTCACCCACAACGTCCATCGCGGCCGCATGGATGTGTGGACCGGCTTCTACGAAAGACTGTTCAACTTCCGCCAGATCCGCTTCTTCGACATCGAGGGCCGCGCGTCCGGCCTGTTCTCCCGCGCGCTGACCAGTCCGGACGGCAAGATCCGGATTCCGATCAACGAGGATGCCGGAGACTCCGGCCAGATCGAGGAATATCTCAACACCTATCGCGGCGAGGGCATCCAGCACATCGCCTGTGGCGCGCGGGATATCTACCGCACGGTCGAGAGCCTGCGCGAGGCAGGTCTGCCGTTCATGCCGTCTCCGCCGGAAACCTATTTCGAAAAGATCGACGCGCGCCTGCCGCGGCATGGCGAGGACGTTGCCCGCCTGCGGCGCGACGGCATTCTCATTGACGGCGAGGGCGTCGTCGACGGCGGCCAGACCAAGGTGCTGTTACAGATTTTCTCGGCCAACGCGATCGGGCCGATCTTCTTCGAATTCATCCAGCGCAAGGGCGACGACGGGTTCGGCGAGGGCAATTTCAAGGCGCTGTTCGAATCGATCGAGGAGGACCAGATTCGTCGCGGCGTGCTGAAAGTGGGGAACGCGGCCTGA
- a CDS encoding CaiB/BaiF CoA transferase family protein, translating into MLDKPAAQSATRASGPLAGFRIVEFAGIGPGPFACMLLADMGAEVITLDRVGAGKNLKAVAVRGRKVIELDLKDKAAIAQVLDLLAGADALIEGFRPGVMERLGLGPDVVLARNPKLVYGRMTGWGQEGPLANAAGHDINYISITGALAAIGTKEKPVPPLNLVGDFGGGALYLVVGVLAAMLEASKSGKGQVVDTAMCDGAASLMSMFFDMRASGRWTEGRDQNFLDGGAHFYGVYECSCGNFISIGSIEPQFYALLRKHADLTDADFDAQMDRKAWPGLKEKLTKVFKSKSREDWCKIMEGTDICFAPILTMAEAPKHPHMAARNVFVERHGVTQPAPAPRFSRTPSAIREPEVATIGDVTAAWKR; encoded by the coding sequence GTGCTCGACAAACCAGCCGCCCAATCCGCCACCCGCGCCTCCGGCCCGCTCGCCGGTTTCCGCATCGTCGAATTCGCGGGCATCGGCCCGGGCCCGTTCGCCTGCATGCTGCTGGCGGACATGGGCGCCGAGGTCATCACGCTTGACCGTGTCGGCGCCGGCAAGAATCTGAAGGCGGTGGCGGTGCGCGGGCGCAAGGTGATCGAACTCGATCTGAAGGACAAGGCCGCGATCGCGCAGGTGCTCGACCTGCTCGCCGGTGCGGATGCGCTGATCGAAGGTTTTCGCCCGGGCGTGATGGAGCGCCTCGGCCTCGGCCCTGATGTCGTGCTCGCGCGCAATCCGAAGCTGGTCTATGGCCGCATGACGGGCTGGGGCCAGGAAGGCCCACTGGCGAACGCCGCCGGCCATGACATCAACTACATCTCGATCACGGGTGCACTCGCCGCGATCGGCACCAAGGAAAAGCCGGTGCCGCCGCTCAATCTGGTCGGCGATTTCGGCGGCGGCGCGCTCTATCTCGTGGTCGGCGTACTCGCCGCGATGCTGGAAGCCTCGAAGTCCGGCAAGGGCCAGGTGGTCGACACCGCGATGTGCGACGGCGCGGCCTCGCTGATGTCGATGTTCTTCGACATGCGCGCCAGCGGGCGCTGGACCGAGGGCCGCGACCAGAACTTTCTCGACGGCGGCGCCCATTTCTACGGCGTCTATGAATGCTCCTGCGGCAACTTCATTTCGATCGGTTCGATCGAGCCGCAGTTCTACGCGCTGCTGCGCAAGCACGCCGATCTCACCGATGCCGATTTCGACGCGCAGATGGACCGCAAGGCGTGGCCGGGCTTGAAGGAAAAGCTGACGAAAGTGTTCAAGAGCAAGAGCCGCGAAGACTGGTGCAAGATCATGGAAGGCACCGACATCTGCTTCGCCCCGATTCTGACCATGGCGGAGGCGCCGAAGCATCCGCACATGGCCGCACGAAACGTGTTCGTCGAGCGTCATGGCGTGACGCAGCCGGCGCCCGCGCCGCGGTTCTCGCGGACGCCGTCGGCGATCCGGGAGCCGGAGGTGGCGACGATCGGGGATGTGACGGCGGCGTGGAAGCGTTAA
- a CDS encoding FAD binding domain-containing protein — MYQTIYHRPSSVDEAVAMFGKGSDAKYLAGGHTLIPVMKQRLAAPTDVIDLGKIKELVGIEASGDTLTIKAATTYFDIMQSADVKKSIPAIAYLTSVLGDPAVRYRGTIGGSIANNDPAADFPAALVSLGATVKTNKRSISADDFFKGLFTTALEDGEIITAVSFPIPAKAGYAKFRHPASRFALTGVFVTKTKAGDVRVAATGASQDGVMRVTAIEAALKANWSAAAIDSVKIPDSGLMSDIHGTSDYRANLVKVMAQRAVEAAG, encoded by the coding sequence ATGTATCAGACAATCTATCACCGCCCCTCCTCGGTCGACGAAGCCGTCGCGATGTTCGGCAAGGGTTCGGACGCAAAATATCTCGCGGGCGGCCATACCCTGATCCCCGTCATGAAGCAGCGGCTGGCCGCGCCGACAGACGTGATCGATCTCGGCAAGATCAAGGAACTGGTCGGCATTGAAGCCTCGGGCGACACGTTGACGATCAAGGCGGCCACGACCTATTTCGACATCATGCAGAGCGCCGACGTGAAGAAGTCGATCCCGGCGATTGCCTATCTCACCTCGGTGCTCGGCGATCCCGCCGTGCGCTATCGCGGCACCATCGGCGGCTCGATCGCCAATAACGATCCGGCCGCGGATTTCCCCGCCGCGCTGGTGTCGCTCGGGGCCACCGTGAAGACCAACAAGCGTTCGATCTCGGCGGATGATTTCTTCAAGGGCCTGTTCACCACGGCGCTGGAAGACGGCGAGATCATCACGGCGGTGTCGTTCCCGATCCCGGCCAAGGCGGGCTACGCCAAGTTTCGCCACCCCGCCTCGCGGTTCGCGCTGACCGGCGTGTTCGTCACCAAGACAAAGGCGGGCGATGTGCGCGTCGCCGCCACCGGAGCCTCGCAGGACGGCGTGATGCGGGTGACGGCGATCGAGGCGGCGCTGAAGGCCAACTGGTCGGCAGCGGCGATCGACAGCGTCAAAATTCCCGACAGCGGCCTGATGAGCGACATCCACGGCACGTCGGACTATCGCGCCAATCTGGTGAAGGTGATGGCGCAGCGTGCGGTGGAGGCCGCGGGTTAA
- a CDS encoding xanthine dehydrogenase family protein molybdopterin-binding subunit, whose product MGVEGIGASVVRKEDRRFITGKGRYVDDIKVMGMTHAHFVRSPHAHAKIKSVDTAEAMKMPGVVGVLTGQQIVDDKIGNLICGWAITSKDGTGMKMGAWPAMAPETVRFVGQAVAVVIAETKNQARDAAEAVVVNYEELPAAADIRAAIAPGAPQLHPEAPGNVIYDWTIGEEAATDAAFKAAANVVSLDITNNRLVPNAMEPRAAIAEYNEPEEHFTLYTTSQNPHVARLVLSAFYNIAQEHKLRVVAPDVGGGFGSKIFIYPEEMVALWASKKVGRPVKWTGDRTEAFLTDAHGRDHLTKAEMAFDKDNKVTALRVKTYANLGAYMSLFSSSVPTYLYATLLSGQYNIPNIFAEVISVYTNTVPVDAYRGAGRPEASFVVERLMETAARQLKVDPAELRRKNFITQFPHQTPVIMAYDIGDFNASLDSAMKAIDYAGFPARKAKAKSEGKLRGIGVSCYIEACGIAPSKAVGSLGAGVGLWESAEVRVNPVGTIEVLTGSHSHGQGHETTFCQLIAERLGIPISQVQIVHGDTDKVQFGMGTYGSRSAAVGLTAILKAMEKVEAKAKKIAAHQLEASEGDIVIENGEFKVTGTDKSIALPMVALAAYTAHNLPDGMEPGLKEGAFYDPTNFTFPAGAYICEMEVDSATGKSSFVNFVAADDFGRLINPMIVEGQVHGGLAQGIGQALLEGAVYDSSGQLLTASFMDYAMPRSDDLPSFKLSHTTTLCPGNPLGVKGCGEAGAIGASAAVINAITDAIGNNNLEMPATPDRVWHAIHG is encoded by the coding sequence ATGGGCGTTGAAGGCATTGGCGCAAGCGTGGTGCGCAAGGAAGACCGCCGTTTCATTACCGGCAAGGGCCGTTACGTCGACGATATCAAGGTGATGGGCATGACCCACGCCCATTTCGTCCGCAGCCCGCACGCGCACGCCAAGATCAAGAGCGTGGATACGGCAGAGGCGATGAAGATGCCGGGCGTGGTCGGCGTGCTGACCGGGCAGCAGATCGTCGACGACAAGATCGGCAATCTGATTTGCGGCTGGGCCATCACCTCCAAGGATGGCACGGGGATGAAGATGGGTGCATGGCCGGCGATGGCGCCGGAAACCGTGCGCTTCGTCGGCCAGGCCGTCGCGGTGGTGATCGCAGAGACCAAGAACCAGGCCCGCGATGCCGCCGAGGCCGTGGTCGTCAACTACGAGGAACTGCCGGCGGCAGCCGACATCCGCGCCGCCATCGCACCGGGCGCACCGCAATTGCATCCGGAAGCGCCGGGCAACGTGATCTATGACTGGACCATCGGCGAGGAAGCCGCGACCGATGCCGCCTTCAAGGCAGCGGCCAATGTCGTCTCGCTCGACATCACCAACAATCGCCTGGTGCCGAACGCGATGGAGCCGCGCGCGGCGATCGCCGAATATAACGAGCCGGAAGAACACTTTACGCTCTACACGACCTCGCAGAACCCGCACGTCGCCCGCCTCGTGCTGTCGGCGTTCTACAACATCGCGCAGGAGCACAAGCTGCGGGTGGTGGCGCCCGACGTCGGCGGCGGCTTCGGCTCCAAGATCTTCATCTACCCTGAGGAAATGGTGGCGCTGTGGGCCTCCAAGAAGGTCGGCCGCCCGGTGAAGTGGACCGGCGACCGCACGGAAGCCTTCCTGACCGACGCGCACGGCCGCGACCACCTCACCAAGGCGGAGATGGCGTTCGACAAGGACAACAAGGTCACCGCGTTGCGCGTCAAGACCTACGCCAATCTCGGCGCCTACATGTCGCTGTTCTCGTCCTCGGTGCCGACCTATCTCTACGCGACGCTGCTGTCGGGCCAGTACAACATCCCCAACATCTTCGCCGAAGTGATCAGCGTCTACACCAACACGGTGCCGGTCGACGCCTATCGCGGTGCGGGCCGCCCGGAAGCCAGCTTCGTGGTGGAACGGCTGATGGAAACCGCGGCGCGGCAGTTGAAGGTCGATCCGGCCGAACTGCGCCGCAAGAACTTCATCACCCAGTTCCCGCACCAGACGCCGGTCATCATGGCCTATGATATCGGCGACTTTAATGCCTCGCTCGACTCCGCCATGAAGGCGATTGATTACGCCGGCTTCCCGGCGCGCAAGGCGAAAGCCAAGTCCGAAGGCAAGCTGCGCGGCATCGGCGTGTCCTGCTACATCGAGGCCTGCGGTATTGCGCCCTCAAAGGCGGTCGGCAGCCTCGGCGCCGGCGTCGGCCTGTGGGAATCGGCGGAAGTGCGCGTCAATCCGGTCGGCACCATCGAAGTGCTGACCGGATCGCACAGCCACGGCCAGGGCCACGAGACGACGTTCTGCCAGCTCATCGCCGAACGCCTGGGCATTCCGATCAGCCAGGTGCAGATCGTCCATGGCGACACCGATAAAGTGCAGTTCGGCATGGGCACCTATGGTTCGCGCTCGGCGGCCGTCGGTCTCACGGCGATCCTGAAGGCCATGGAGAAGGTGGAGGCCAAGGCCAAGAAGATCGCGGCGCATCAGCTGGAGGCGTCGGAAGGCGACATCGTCATCGAGAACGGCGAGTTCAAGGTCACCGGCACCGACAAGTCGATCGCGCTGCCGATGGTCGCGCTCGCCGCCTACACCGCGCACAACCTGCCCGACGGGATGGAACCGGGCCTGAAGGAAGGTGCGTTCTACGACCCGACCAACTTCACCTTCCCGGCCGGCGCCTATATCTGCGAAATGGAAGTCGACAGCGCCACCGGCAAATCGAGCTTCGTCAACTTCGTGGCGGCGGACGATTTCGGGCGGCTGATCAATCCGATGATCGTCGAGGGCCAGGTCCATGGCGGCCTTGCCCAGGGCATCGGACAGGCGCTGCTGGAAGGCGCGGTCTATGACAGTTCGGGGCAACTATTGACGGCCTCGTTCATGGATTACGCCATGCCGCGGTCCGACGACCTGCCCTCGTTCAAGCTGTCGCACACCACGACGCTGTGTCCGGGCAACCCGCTCGGCGTCAAGGGTTGCGGCGAGGCGGGCGCGATCGGCGCATCGGCGGCCGTCATCAACGCCATCACGGATGCGATCGGCAACAACAACCTCGAAATGCCCGCGACGCCTGACCGCGTCTGGCATGCGATCCACGGCTGA
- a CDS encoding (2Fe-2S)-binding protein: MSTVKLTVNGKAVSADVEDRTLLVHLLRENLNLTGTHVGCDTSQCGACVVHIDGRAVKSCTVLAAQAAGSNVTTIEGIAKGDELHPMQAAFRDNHGLQCGYCTPGMIMSAIDIVHRHSGQLDEETVRTELEGNICRCTGYHNIVKSVLDAAGRMKVAQAAE, translated from the coding sequence GTGTCTACAGTCAAACTGACCGTGAACGGCAAAGCCGTGTCGGCCGACGTCGAGGACCGGACGCTTCTGGTCCATCTCCTGCGCGAAAACCTCAACCTGACCGGGACCCATGTCGGCTGCGACACCAGCCAGTGCGGCGCCTGCGTCGTCCATATCGACGGGCGGGCGGTGAAATCCTGCACCGTGCTCGCCGCCCAGGCCGCCGGCTCCAACGTCACCACCATCGAAGGCATCGCCAAGGGCGACGAACTGCACCCGATGCAGGCGGCGTTCCGCGACAATCACGGCCTGCAGTGCGGCTACTGCACCCCGGGCATGATCATGTCGGCGATCGATATTGTGCACCGCCACAGCGGCCAGCTCGACGAGGAAACCGTGCGGACCGAGCTTGAGGGCAACATCTGCCGCTGCACCGGCTACCACAACATCGTCAAATCGGTGCTGGATGCGGCCGGCCGCATGAAGGTCGCGCAGGCGGCGGAATAG